In one window of Bizionia sp. M204 DNA:
- a CDS encoding DUF262 domain-containing protein, translated as MEREHIEQIPEEVNDAYSNDDLYNINSWGADLSFRELITMYDEDELLKPELQRYYVWDKPEASRFIESILLGLPVPSIFLANTSDNKKLIIDGYQRIMTVFDYVKKGVWRKDGKTFKLSNTDKINDRYRGKAFSELPEQDQRRLRSTTIHAIVFEQKAPNDNDTSLYQVFERINTGGRALMPQEIRNCVNQGPFNDLLFELNKNQNWRILFGKNLVDPRMRDMEFILRFLALDTEFIKNNESSNISLKKYLNEFMGSENSQNMSIINERREKFEYVMNFIIENIGENAFYNITAGDDKKIRKRFYPTIFDSICPAIAIAHRHFGEDIPTENLEQKRLALLKDEEYKTFISEGTMQISHIHGRINKALNYLFGISYE; from the coding sequence ATGGAAAGAGAACATATTGAACAAATACCAGAGGAAGTAAATGATGCTTACTCAAATGATGATTTATACAATATAAATTCTTGGGGAGCCGATTTATCTTTCAGAGAGCTGATAACAATGTATGATGAAGACGAATTATTAAAACCCGAACTACAAAGATATTATGTTTGGGATAAACCAGAAGCAAGTAGATTTATTGAATCTATTCTTCTAGGTTTACCTGTTCCTAGTATTTTTCTAGCAAATACCAGCGATAATAAAAAGTTAATCATTGATGGTTATCAAAGAATTATGACTGTTTTTGACTACGTTAAAAAGGGTGTATGGAGAAAAGATGGGAAAACATTTAAGCTATCGAACACAGATAAAATTAATGATAGATACAGAGGAAAAGCTTTTTCTGAACTTCCAGAACAAGACCAAAGAAGATTAAGAAGTACAACTATTCACGCAATTGTTTTTGAACAAAAAGCCCCAAATGATAATGACACTAGTTTATATCAAGTTTTTGAGAGAATAAATACTGGTGGAAGAGCTTTAATGCCTCAAGAAATTAGAAATTGTGTTAATCAAGGTCCATTTAATGATTTATTGTTTGAATTAAATAAAAATCAAAACTGGAGAATTCTCTTTGGTAAAAATCTAGTCGACCCGAGAATGCGTGATATGGAATTTATATTACGTTTTCTAGCTTTAGATACTGAATTCATAAAAAATAATGAATCTTCAAATATTTCTCTAAAAAAGTACTTGAACGAGTTTATGGGTTCTGAAAATTCGCAAAATATGTCAATTATAAATGAGCGAAGAGAGAAATTTGAATATGTTATGAATTTTATAATTGAAAACATAGGAGAAAATGCTTTCTATAATATTACAGCAGGAGATGATAAAAAAATTCGAAAAAGATTTTATCCAACTATTTTTGACTCTATATGTCCTGCAATAGCTATTGCTCATAGACATTTTGGAGAAGATATTCCGACAGAAAATTTAGAACAAAAAAGACTAGCTCTACTAAAAGATGAAGAATATAAAACTTTCATATCTGAAGGAACAATGCAAATTTCTCACATTCACGGTCGTATAAATAAAGCGTTAAATTATTTATTTGGTATAAGTTATGAATAA
- a CDS encoding HEPN domain-containing protein yields the protein MNNTNAQESIDVCVDELQRIFHLIEGLGHMSPIVPFLTNYSIVRACGTIEFCFKTIISDLHSGHSTQVQNYVDNTIRNSSMNPSRDNICRTLKRFDVDWNSNFKQRLNEHANSERLKDSIDSLNTARNSFAHGDSPSSSFENIRNYFNDCVEIMNMLDEVVNE from the coding sequence ATGAATAACACAAACGCCCAGGAGAGTATAGATGTTTGTGTAGATGAACTTCAAAGAATATTTCATTTAATTGAAGGTCTAGGTCATATGTCACCAATTGTTCCTTTTCTAACTAATTATAGTATTGTAAGAGCTTGTGGAACAATTGAATTTTGCTTTAAGACTATTATATCAGATTTGCATTCTGGACATTCAACACAAGTTCAAAATTACGTTGACAATACAATTAGAAATAGTTCTATGAATCCAAGTAGAGATAATATTTGTAGAACATTAAAAAGGTTTGACGTAGATTGGAATTCCAATTTTAAGCAACGTTTAAACGAACACGCAAATTCAGAACGTCTAAAAGATTCTATTGATTCTTTAAATACTGCAAGAAATTCATTTGCACACGGAGATTCGCCATCTTCCTCTTTTGAAAATATTAGAAATTATTTTAATGACTGTGTAGAAATAATGAATATGCTAGACGAAGTTGTAAATGAATAA
- a CDS encoding nucleoid-associated protein, translating to MISRKNASISKCIIHKVGNKHNNTKNAFSEKEVIFDEASYELMLPFLLRPFASVVQSYRFNHHADISLNEINTYSHQIFTEDDNFIETSQHIVKHLFEQSNSAQIKTGDVLVVLFEGIEFNEMTTNAIGIFKIENKVNFFQTYLENNSYDVLVQKGISSKKVDKGCLILNQSDTEGRIIFSADNNNYDAHYWTNHFLNIKYADDANSHTQQYIELCKDFSEDILKISYGNQEQNTFLAKTIDFFKEHEIVNVETFKDELFEEDKHKSLFDDYKKTFESEKNLVIRNQFDVAELVVNKEKKKIKTEIKLDTNIQIKLDIDAPDASSEYLERGYDENKKMHYYKVFFNVEG from the coding sequence ATGATATCCCGTAAAAACGCTTCCATTTCCAAATGTATTATCCATAAAGTAGGTAACAAACACAACAATACTAAAAATGCTTTTTCTGAAAAAGAAGTCATTTTTGATGAAGCTAGTTATGAATTAATGTTGCCGTTTTTATTACGTCCATTTGCATCAGTGGTACAATCCTACCGTTTTAATCATCATGCCGATATTTCACTTAATGAAATAAACACCTACAGCCATCAGATTTTTACAGAAGACGATAATTTTATTGAAACCTCACAACATATTGTAAAGCATTTATTTGAGCAATCTAACTCTGCACAAATTAAAACTGGCGATGTGCTAGTTGTGCTTTTTGAAGGTATTGAGTTTAACGAAATGACCACCAATGCTATTGGGATTTTTAAAATTGAGAACAAGGTGAATTTCTTTCAAACCTATTTGGAAAACAATAGTTATGACGTTTTAGTACAAAAAGGCATCAGCAGTAAAAAAGTAGATAAAGGTTGTTTAATTTTAAACCAAAGCGATACCGAAGGTCGAATAATTTTTAGTGCCGACAATAATAATTACGACGCACACTATTGGACCAATCACTTTTTAAATATAAAATATGCCGATGATGCCAATAGCCATACCCAACAATATATTGAGTTATGTAAAGATTTTTCTGAAGACATTTTAAAAATATCCTATGGAAACCAAGAGCAAAATACATTTTTGGCGAAGACTATTGATTTCTTTAAAGAGCATGAAATTGTAAATGTAGAAACCTTCAAGGATGAATTATTTGAAGAAGACAAACACAAATCCTTGTTTGACGATTATAAGAAAACTTTTGAAAGCGAAAAAAATCTCGTGATTCGCAATCAGTTTGATGTAGCCGAACTCGTTGTTAACAAGGAAAAGAAAAAGATTAAAACCGAAATTAAGCTAGATACCAACATCCAAATTAAATTAGATATTGATGCTCCTGACGCTTCCAGTGAATATCTGGAACGCGGTTATGATGAGAACAAGAAAATGCATTACTACAAAGTATTCTTTAATGTTGAAGGGTAA
- a CDS encoding restriction endonuclease, giving the protein MIDFKEIDQNGEEWELFCRDFLEYLGYYIESTVDRGPDGKKDLIVSEHLKGNLGNYKFKWLVSCKHFANRANSNSVKESDEPNILERVESFNCDGYIGFYSTVASSGLNTRLTQLKENEKIKDFRIFDYKLIENYLIRIGYSDLLMRYFPISYKQIKPLHLVTNKYIPLECKTCGIDILEEMYNNQYHANFVQIFSYANDNKTEHIHDVYWACKGRCDDIINYNLPKGKYTNWQDIGDIIIPTKYIEWILATINYIKSGRNTYEEEAFKKEKAFIVAVSQKVVREMTQEEKDRIGTLKEYGL; this is encoded by the coding sequence ATGATTGACTTCAAAGAAATAGACCAAAATGGAGAAGAATGGGAATTATTCTGTAGAGATTTTCTTGAATATCTTGGTTATTATATTGAAAGTACGGTTGATAGAGGTCCAGATGGAAAAAAAGACTTGATAGTTTCTGAACACCTAAAAGGAAATCTTGGAAATTATAAGTTTAAATGGTTAGTAAGTTGCAAACACTTTGCGAATAGAGCAAATAGTAATTCCGTTAAGGAAAGTGATGAACCTAACATATTAGAAAGAGTAGAGTCTTTTAACTGTGATGGTTATATTGGTTTTTATTCCACGGTTGCATCTTCTGGACTGAATACAAGATTAACTCAATTAAAAGAGAACGAAAAAATTAAAGACTTTAGAATTTTTGATTATAAATTAATCGAGAATTATTTAATTAGAATCGGTTATTCTGACCTTTTAATGAGATATTTTCCAATCAGTTACAAACAGATTAAACCATTACATTTAGTTACGAATAAATATATTCCATTGGAATGTAAAACTTGTGGAATAGATATACTTGAGGAAATGTACAACAATCAGTACCACGCAAATTTCGTTCAAATATTTAGCTATGCAAATGATAATAAAACTGAACATATCCACGATGTATATTGGGCTTGTAAAGGAAGATGTGATGATATTATAAATTACAATTTACCCAAAGGAAAATACACTAATTGGCAAGATATTGGAGATATAATTATTCCGACAAAATATATTGAATGGATTTTAGCAACTATAAATTATATTAAAAGTGGTAGAAACACTTATGAGGAAGAGGCTTTTAAAAAAGAAAAAGCTTTCATAGTTGCCGTATCTCAAAAAGTTGTTAGAGAAATGACTCAAGAAGAAAAAGATAGAATTGGGACTTTAAAAGAATATGGATTATAA
- the lysS gene encoding lysine--tRNA ligase — MSQLSEVEIVRREKLAKLRELGINPYPADLYPVKETSKQVKQHFSEGKTVILAGRLMSRRIQGNASFAELQDSAGRIQVYFNRDEICTGDDKTKYNTIYKKLLDIGDFIGIEGELFTTQVGEKTVMVKDFTLLSKTLKPLPQPREDAEGKIHDAFTDPEQRYRQRYADLVVNPHVKEIFIKRTKLYTAMRNFFNDAGYFEVETPILQPIPGGAAARPFITHHNSLDIPLYMRIANELYLKRLIVGGFDGVYEFSKNFRNEGMDRTHNPEFTAMEIYVSYKDYNWMMDFCEQLLEHCAIAVNGTSKATFGEHSIDFKAPYARVTMAESIAHFTGFDITGKSEAEIFEAAKGMGISVDKTMGKGKLIDEIFGEKCEGNYIQPTFITDYPKEMSPLCKEHRDNPELTERFELMVCGKEIANAYSELNDPIDQRERFEHQLKLAAKGDDEATEFIDYDFLRALEYGMPPTSGMGIGMDRLIMFLTNNQSIQEVLFFPQMRPEKKQVAISEDAKAVLEILKKSEKLALNDLKEASGLSNKKWDKAIKDLTKNKVAKVEKTEDGLFVEVV, encoded by the coding sequence ATGTCGCAGTTATCAGAAGTGGAAATCGTAAGAAGAGAGAAGCTTGCCAAGTTACGTGAGTTAGGTATTAACCCATATCCCGCAGATTTATATCCTGTAAAAGAAACTTCTAAACAGGTCAAACAGCATTTTTCTGAAGGCAAAACCGTTATACTGGCTGGACGTTTAATGTCGCGACGTATTCAAGGAAATGCTAGTTTTGCGGAACTTCAAGATAGTGCGGGTCGTATTCAAGTATATTTTAATCGCGATGAAATTTGCACAGGAGATGATAAAACAAAATACAACACCATATATAAAAAGCTTCTGGATATTGGCGATTTTATAGGTATTGAAGGTGAACTTTTTACCACCCAAGTAGGCGAAAAGACCGTTATGGTTAAAGACTTCACCTTATTAAGTAAAACGCTAAAACCCTTACCACAGCCCCGTGAAGATGCTGAAGGTAAAATTCATGATGCCTTTACAGATCCAGAGCAACGTTACAGACAACGCTATGCTGATTTGGTGGTGAATCCGCATGTAAAAGAAATTTTCATTAAACGCACCAAACTGTATACAGCTATGCGTAATTTTTTTAACGACGCTGGCTACTTTGAAGTGGAAACGCCCATTTTACAACCTATTCCTGGCGGTGCAGCAGCCCGACCATTTATAACACACCACAACAGTTTGGATATACCTTTGTATATGCGAATTGCCAACGAATTATACCTAAAACGCCTAATAGTTGGTGGTTTTGATGGTGTTTATGAATTTTCTAAAAACTTCCGTAATGAAGGTATGGACAGAACCCATAATCCGGAATTTACGGCTATGGAAATTTATGTTTCCTATAAAGATTACAATTGGATGATGGATTTTTGTGAGCAGTTATTGGAGCATTGTGCAATTGCTGTAAACGGAACATCTAAAGCTACTTTTGGCGAACACAGCATAGATTTTAAAGCACCGTATGCACGTGTTACTATGGCTGAATCCATAGCACATTTTACCGGATTTGATATTACAGGAAAAAGCGAAGCTGAAATTTTTGAAGCCGCCAAAGGCATGGGGATTTCTGTAGATAAAACCATGGGTAAAGGCAAACTGATTGATGAAATTTTTGGTGAAAAGTGCGAAGGAAATTACATCCAACCAACTTTTATTACCGATTATCCAAAGGAAATGAGCCCGTTATGTAAAGAGCATAGAGACAATCCAGAATTAACCGAACGTTTTGAACTCATGGTTTGCGGTAAAGAAATTGCCAATGCCTATTCAGAATTAAATGACCCAATAGATCAGCGCGAACGTTTTGAACACCAATTAAAACTAGCCGCAAAAGGTGATGATGAAGCTACCGAATTTATTGATTACGACTTTTTACGTGCTTTAGAATACGGTATGCCACCAACATCAGGTATGGGAATTGGCATGGACCGACTCATTATGTTTTTAACCAACAACCAATCCATACAGGAAGTATTATTCTTCCCACAAATGCGACCAGAAAAAAAGCAAGTTGCCATTAGCGAAGATGCCAAAGCCGTTTTGGAGATTTTAAAAAAATCAGAAAAACTAGCTTTAAACGATTTAAAGGAAGCATCAGGATTAAGCAACAAAAAATGGGACAAAGCCATTAAAGACTTAACAAAAAACAAAGTTGCTAAAGTGGAAAAAACAGAGGACGGTTTATTTGTGGAAGTGGTATAA
- a CDS encoding YqaE/Pmp3 family membrane protein has translation MSFWRVLLSILCPPLAVLDKGCGSILIVFILWICGWVPGVIAALVILNNPKN, from the coding sequence ATGAGTTTTTGGCGCGTGCTACTTTCTATTTTATGTCCTCCTTTAGCGGTTTTAGATAAAGGTTGCGGGTCTATTTTAATTGTTTTTATCCTTTGGATTTGCGGTTGGGTTCCAGGCGTAATTGCTGCTTTGGTAATTTTGAACAACCCGAAGAATTAG
- the lipB gene encoding lipoyl(octanoyl) transferase LipB — MNKTINLQELGRRDYKDIWEYQEALFKNVVDTKIKNRREDANLETPNYFLLVEHPHVYTLGKSGDVSNLLISEKQLVEKGAKFYKVNRGGDITYHGPGQIVGYPILDLENFFTDIHKYLRLLEEMIILTLEEYGLKAERSPGETGVWLDVGTPFARKICAMGVRASRWVTMHGFALNVNADLGYFDHMIPCGIKGKAVTSLNVELGKQAIDETEVKAKLLTHFSALFESSFIAESVSVK, encoded by the coding sequence ATGAATAAGACTATTAATCTTCAAGAATTAGGACGACGCGATTACAAAGACATTTGGGAATATCAAGAGGCTCTTTTTAAGAATGTGGTTGATACTAAAATTAAGAATAGGCGCGAGGATGCGAATCTAGAAACGCCTAATTATTTCTTACTTGTAGAACATCCGCATGTGTATACGCTTGGGAAAAGTGGCGATGTGTCCAACCTATTAATTTCTGAAAAACAATTAGTAGAAAAAGGCGCTAAATTCTATAAAGTGAATCGTGGTGGCGATATTACCTATCATGGACCAGGACAAATAGTGGGTTATCCGATTTTAGATTTAGAAAATTTCTTTACCGATATTCATAAATACTTACGCCTTTTAGAGGAAATGATTATTCTAACTTTAGAGGAATACGGCTTGAAAGCGGAACGTAGTCCTGGTGAAACAGGGGTTTGGCTAGATGTTGGGACACCATTTGCTAGAAAAATATGTGCTATGGGCGTTCGCGCGAGTCGTTGGGTTACCATGCATGGATTTGCCTTGAATGTCAATGCCGATTTGGGATATTTTGATCATATGATTCCGTGTGGTATTAAAGGCAAAGCGGTTACCTCATTAAACGTTGAATTAGGAAAACAAGCCATAGATGAAACCGAAGTAAAAGCGAAATTATTAACGCATTTTTCAGCACTTTTTGAATCGTCATTTATTGCAGAATCCGTTTCAGTTAAATAG
- a CDS encoding LPO_1073/Vpar_1526 family protein: MISDKNKKQEGGDGSSNIQAENVNVYNTGITYTDAKEIALDVFKTNFIHLKNEAAQIAAERAEEITENILKTLNDKHPESLKEFEQPAMQDALFTAQKEYAKSGDKDLGDLLADIIVDRANVSKRNMLQIVLDESLTIASKLTVEQLDTLTLIFLLTRTRRMVLRNYNDFQNYLIQYIFPFVDNLIIDKEHYNYLEYLRCGHIRTGNYGQLESNLRETYKGFFSKGFTMEEFDKEFEENKPNVQGLIIPCFHDITKLQLGVFDDQTLDQRITERGFEDEQKNKLKAFFNKTTFSQKEIKDKLIAFNPKMEKVFNVWKDSYFNQFELSHVGIAIAHANYRRRTGETMDLSIWIK; this comes from the coding sequence ATGATAAGCGATAAAAACAAAAAACAAGAAGGAGGCGATGGTTCTTCCAACATTCAAGCAGAAAATGTTAATGTTTACAATACCGGCATAACTTATACTGATGCTAAAGAAATAGCATTAGATGTTTTTAAAACGAACTTTATTCATTTAAAAAACGAAGCCGCTCAAATTGCAGCAGAAAGAGCAGAAGAGATAACAGAAAATATTTTAAAAACTCTAAACGATAAGCATCCAGAATCTTTGAAAGAATTTGAGCAACCAGCAATGCAAGATGCTTTATTTACAGCACAAAAGGAATATGCCAAAAGTGGAGATAAAGATTTAGGAGATTTATTGGCAGATATAATTGTAGACCGTGCAAATGTCTCTAAAAGAAATATGCTTCAAATCGTTCTGGATGAATCATTGACTATAGCATCGAAATTAACTGTAGAACAGTTGGACACATTAACTTTAATTTTTCTATTAACAAGAACTCGAAGAATGGTTTTGAGGAATTATAACGACTTTCAAAATTATTTAATTCAATATATTTTCCCGTTCGTTGACAACTTAATTATTGATAAAGAACATTATAATTATTTAGAATATTTGAGATGTGGACATATTAGAACTGGTAATTACGGACAACTTGAGAGCAATTTAAGAGAAACTTATAAAGGCTTTTTTTCAAAAGGATTTACGATGGAGGAATTTGATAAGGAGTTTGAAGAAAACAAACCAAATGTTCAAGGTCTTATAATTCCTTGTTTCCACGATATTACAAAACTTCAATTAGGGGTATTTGATGACCAAACTCTTGACCAACGAATAACCGAAAGAGGGTTTGAAGATGAACAAAAGAATAAGTTGAAAGCATTTTTCAACAAAACAACTTTTTCACAAAAGGAGATTAAGGATAAGTTAATTGCTTTTAATCCTAAAATGGAAAAAGTTTTTAATGTTTGGAAAGACTCTTATTTTAATCAATTTGAATTATCTCACGTGGGAATTGCTATTGCACACGCGAATTATAGACGAAGAACTGGTGAGACTATGGACTTATCAATTTGGATAAAATAA
- a CDS encoding lipid A deacylase LpxR family protein, with amino-acid sequence MFSQKIEHFKSFRDIDSERYFRFNYDNDYFAATDENYTQGYNLELVMPSLKKNPINNLFFKTKESNLKYGLAIEHIGFTPNDYASPEIQYGDRPFAAAIMLKTFIMATNTEEKFRLTQSYSFGIIGPGAFGKEMQVGIHKATGNKIPQGWKHQIKNDVVINYSVDYEQQLAIIKNMFSLQAQTGVEIGTLFTNASFGFNATLGIINTPFLTSEKRNGFRVYAYAETVGNVIGYDATLQGGLFNRKSVYTISSNDIERFTATFNYGFVVQTKTLYFEYTRSAITREFESGSSAKYGGIKVGFTF; translated from the coding sequence ATGTTTTCTCAAAAAATAGAACACTTTAAATCGTTTCGCGATATAGACAGCGAGCGCTATTTCCGCTTTAATTATGATAACGATTACTTTGCCGCAACCGATGAAAACTATACACAAGGTTACAATTTGGAGTTGGTAATGCCAAGTTTGAAAAAGAATCCTATAAATAATCTGTTTTTTAAAACAAAGGAATCCAATTTAAAATATGGATTGGCCATTGAGCATATTGGTTTTACACCTAATGATTATGCCAGTCCGGAAATTCAATATGGCGACAGACCGTTTGCAGCTGCTATTATGTTGAAAACATTTATAATGGCAACAAATACGGAAGAAAAATTTCGTTTAACGCAATCTTATAGTTTTGGTATTATAGGACCAGGTGCGTTTGGAAAAGAAATGCAAGTAGGTATCCATAAAGCCACAGGAAATAAAATTCCTCAAGGGTGGAAACATCAAATTAAAAACGATGTAGTTATAAATTATAGTGTGGATTATGAGCAGCAATTAGCAATTATTAAAAATATGTTTTCGCTACAAGCGCAAACAGGAGTAGAAATTGGGACGTTATTTACAAATGCCTCTTTTGGATTTAATGCGACTTTAGGAATAATTAACACCCCATTTTTAACTTCTGAAAAAAGAAATGGTTTTCGTGTGTATGCTTATGCTGAAACCGTTGGAAATGTAATAGGTTATGACGCCACCTTACAAGGTGGTTTATTTAATAGAAAAAGTGTTTATACCATAAGTTCCAATGATATTGAACGTTTTACGGCAACCTTTAATTATGGTTTTGTGGTACAGACTAAAACCTTATATTTTGAATATACTAGATCTGCCATTACCCGAGAATTTGAATCTGGATCATCAGCAAAATATGGTGGAATAAAAGTTGGGTTTACGTTTTAA
- a CDS encoding collagen-like protein yields the protein MKTQTIMSKTKFVLLAFLVAFSFSCSPEDGNDGVPGPEGPQGPAGTDGNANVLVKTVIPDPGTFLTWTAGSYFYYAANEHSITDTDISQDVSDNSMIAVYFQLFGEDVWYSMPLSLNDEHITFTAGLNNLTIYAYSETGVLDAAITKVKYFIIDSSNNKTQPIDYTKMNYEEFVDHFGLEL from the coding sequence ATGAAAACACAAACAATTATGTCTAAAACAAAATTTGTACTACTCGCTTTTTTAGTAGCCTTTAGTTTTTCTTGCTCACCAGAAGATGGCAATGATGGTGTTCCAGGACCTGAAGGACCACAAGGACCGGCAGGAACAGATGGCAATGCCAATGTACTAGTAAAAACAGTAATCCCAGATCCAGGAACATTTTTAACTTGGACCGCTGGATCTTATTTTTATTATGCCGCAAATGAACATTCAATAACTGATACTGATATTTCGCAAGATGTATCAGACAATTCAATGATTGCTGTTTATTTTCAACTTTTTGGAGAAGACGTTTGGTATTCCATGCCTCTTTCTCTTAATGATGAACATATTACTTTTACTGCAGGCTTAAACAATTTAACAATTTATGCTTATAGTGAAACTGGAGTATTAGACGCTGCAATAACCAAAGTGAAATATTTTATTATTGATAGTTCCAATAATAAAACCCAACCGATAGATTATACTAAAATGAATTATGAAGAATTTGTAGATCATTTTGGTTTAGAATTATAA
- a CDS encoding tryptophan-rich sensory protein has translation MNKTLQISNGIALVSTIIINYLSNTGKINNTTIGEVSKELNSLFTPAGYAFSIWGFIYLLLIGFIVYQGRSLFVKVRNDDFILKTGWWFVISCVANSAWVFAWLYGYTGLSCVFIFLLLIALLKIVINNNMELWDAPISIIAFVWWPFVFYSGWVTVASIANVSSYLVKTEWDGFGVAPVTWTFSMIGIATIINLLVTWQRNMREFALVGAWALIAIAVANKPDQETIYITAIIAAGVLIVSSGIHGFKNRATSPFIKLKEYRNQK, from the coding sequence ATGAATAAAACGCTTCAAATTAGTAACGGTATCGCTTTGGTTTCCACCATAATTATTAATTATCTGTCTAATACTGGAAAAATCAATAATACCACCATTGGAGAGGTTTCCAAAGAACTAAACTCGCTATTCACGCCTGCTGGTTATGCATTCTCCATTTGGGGATTTATATACTTACTCCTTATTGGGTTTATTGTTTACCAAGGTAGAAGTTTATTTGTAAAAGTCCGCAATGACGATTTCATTTTAAAAACAGGTTGGTGGTTTGTTATATCGTGTGTAGCTAATAGTGCATGGGTTTTTGCTTGGCTTTATGGTTACACCGGATTATCCTGTGTTTTTATATTCTTATTATTAATAGCGCTTCTTAAAATTGTTATTAATAATAACATGGAATTATGGGATGCGCCCATTTCAATTATCGCATTTGTTTGGTGGCCATTTGTATTTTATAGCGGTTGGGTTACGGTTGCTAGTATTGCAAACGTATCATCCTATTTAGTAAAAACTGAATGGGATGGTTTTGGAGTTGCACCCGTTACCTGGACTTTTAGTATGATTGGTATTGCAACCATTATTAATTTACTGGTCACTTGGCAACGCAATATGCGCGAATTTGCTTTAGTTGGTGCTTGGGCTTTGATTGCCATTGCTGTTGCCAATAAACCGGATCAAGAAACAATTTATATAACGGCTATTATTGCTGCCGGTGTTTTAATTGTCAGTTCGGGAATTCATGGTTTTAAGAATCGCGCAACCAGCCCGTTTATAAAATTAAAGGAATATCGGAATCAGAAGTAA
- a CDS encoding DUF4595 domain-containing protein, with protein MKKNKLFLALILLNIVLFSCSSDDNPVTQEPEPEPEETIKLVKTEKISDTRKVDYIYDGNDLLSSLTGVYNSFIYVSDFTYNSTNKITEWNYQESGSSTYSDNYAYSYDANGKLSSYTANNESVNLEYNNNIVTVTGMIEGNAGSSADLELNPNGLIIKLTESNQYTNFEYDSNGNMTTAKSYDNSDNLLLEYTLTYDNKVNPFYGQLESIYIERFIEFFWEFEGIYISGFEGYSFPFLKNNIASISKTGAETTTYTYTYDSDDYPTNVFGDTSGNTITFDLEYY; from the coding sequence ATGAAAAAAAACAAATTATTTTTAGCCCTAATTTTACTAAACATTGTATTATTTTCTTGTTCATCTGATGATAACCCTGTAACACAAGAACCTGAACCAGAACCAGAAGAAACAATCAAACTCGTTAAAACAGAAAAAATATCCGACACTAGAAAAGTTGATTATATTTACGATGGAAACGATTTACTTTCTAGTTTGACTGGAGTTTATAACAGCTTTATATATGTTTCTGACTTCACTTATAACTCTACAAATAAAATAACGGAATGGAATTATCAAGAGAGTGGTTCATCAACTTACAGCGACAATTACGCATACTCTTACGATGCTAATGGAAAACTATCCAGCTACACAGCAAATAATGAAAGTGTAAATTTAGAATACAATAACAACATAGTAACTGTTACTGGAATGATTGAAGGCAATGCAGGTTCGTCAGCTGATTTAGAATTAAATCCCAATGGATTAATTATTAAATTAACTGAAAGTAATCAATATACAAATTTCGAGTATGATTCGAATGGAAATATGACAACAGCTAAATCCTATGATAACTCTGACAACCTTTTGCTTGAATACACTTTGACTTATGACAATAAAGTAAATCCTTTTTATGGACAATTAGAATCTATATACATTGAGCGTTTCATAGAATTCTTTTGGGAATTTGAAGGAATATATATAAGCGGATTTGAAGGTTATAGTTTTCCTTTTTTAAAGAACAACATAGCTTCAATTTCTAAAACAGGAGCAGAAACTACAACATACACTTATACTTATGACAGTGATGATTATCCAACCAATGTCTTTGGAGACACTTCTGGGAATACAATTACATTTGATTTAGAATATTATTAA